Genomic segment of uncultured Tolumonas sp.:
AGAACACCGGGTATTGCATGTCATCCCGCAAGAGTATTCCATCGATTATCAGGAAGGGATCAAAAATCCAATTGGTCTGTCCGGTGTGCGGATGGGAGCCAAAGTTCATCTGATCACTTGCCATAACGATATGGCCCGAAACATTGAAAAATGTGTGGAACGGGTTGGATTAAAAGTCGATCAAATCATCTTCTCTGCACTGGCATCTAGTTATGCAGTGTTAACTGATGATGAAAAAGAATTAGGTGTGTGCGTTGTTGATATCGGTGGCGGTACCATGGATATGGCCATCTTTACCGGCGGTGCATTACGTTACAGTAAGGTGATACCTTATGCTGGTCAGGCAGTCACCAGCGATATTGCTTACGCATTTGGTACGCCTCCGGTCGACGCTGAAGCAATCAAAATGCGCTACGGTTGTGCTTTAGGCCGTTTAGTCAGCAAAGAAGATACGATTGAAGTACCTAGTGTTGGTGGTCGCCCCGCGCGTAGCTTACAGCGACAAACACTGGCAGAGGTCATTGAACCACGCTACAGCGAATTGTTGGGGATGGTTCATGATGAGATTATGCGCGTCCAGTCAGATCTTCGATCACAGGGCGTGAAACATCAGCTGGCTGCCGGTGTGGTTTTAACTGGCGGCGCAGCTGAGATAGAAGGAATTGTCGAGTGTGCCGAGCAGGTATTCCAATGCCAGGTGCGGATCGGCCATCCGACCAATATTAGAGGCCTCACTGATTATGTAGAAGCACCTGCTTATGCAACTGCAGTGGGGTTATTGCAATACGGTAAATTGCATCAAGGACAAACCGTGGTGGATGTACGTGAAAAAGCCAGTGTGACTGGCTGGTTCAAACGTGTCACTAATTGGTTAAAAGGCGAATTCTAGTTTTTGCGAAGGCAAAACCAAGGCGGAGAGATAATCATGTTTACATTTGAACCGGTTGGCAGTCAGGGTGATGACGCACTTATTAAAGTAATCGGCATCGGTGGCGGTGGTGGTAACGCAGTAGAGCATATGCTGCGTGAAAACATCGAAGGTGTTCACTTTGTTGCTGTCAATACTGATGCTCAAGCATTACGTAATTCAGGTGCTGAAACCACAATTCAGATTGGTGCTAATATCACCAAAGGGTTAGGAGCCGGTGCTAATCCAGATGTAGGTCGTGAAGCTGCACTGGAAAATCGTGATGAAATCCGTCAAATGCTGACAGGTTCTGACATGGTCTTTATCGCCGCTGGTATGGGCGGTGGTACAGGTACTGGTGCTGCACCGGTCATTGCCGAAGTAGCGAAAGAGCTGGGCATTCTGACTGTTGCAGTGGTAACCAAGCCGTTCAATTTTGAAGGCAAAAAGCGTATGAGTTATGCGCTGCAAGGTATCGATGAATTGTCAAAGCATGTTGATTCGTTGATCACTATTCCTAACGATAAACTGCTGAAAGTGTTAGGTCGTGGCGTCAGCCTGTTGGATGCGTTCAAAGCTGCCAACAACGTATTGCTGGGTGCAGTACAAGGTATTGCTGAACTGATCACTCGTCCTGGTTTGATCAACGTTGACTTCGCAGACGTGCGTACCGTAATGCGCGAAATGGGTACTGCGATGATGGGTACTGGCTCTGCGCGTGGAGATGATCGTGCAGAAGAAGCAGCTGAAAAAGCGATTTCCAGCCCACTGCTGGAAGATATCGATTTGGCTGGTGCTAAAGGTATTTTGGTCAACATCACTGCTGGTCTTGATGTCACCATGGAAGAGTTTGAAACTGTGGGTAACGCAGTTAAAGCGTTCGCGTCTGAAAATGCAACTGTGGTTGTTGGTGCGGTTATCGACCCATCTCTGGAAGATGAATTGCGTGTGACTGTCGTTGCAACAGGTATCGGTAATGAACGTAAACCAGATATTACGCTGGTTAAAAACTCACAGAAAGCTGTTGAACGTCCAATGCGTCCAATGATGCATGAAACTCATGCACCGCGTTACGATGAACGTGTTATGCAGCAGACTGTGAATGCTGAACCGCAACCGCGCAGTGAACCAGATTATCTGGATATTCCTGCCTTTTTGCGTAAGCAGGCTGATTAATCTGTCGAACAAAGCTAAATAAACAGTGCATGCTATGCTAAGTGTATAGCTGCACAAAAATTAGCATCAATATGGCAGCTATGTTACAGTTGACGGACGAGCTATAGCTCAAAAAAGTCTGTGGTGGGGATATTTATGATTAGACAACGTACGCTCAAGCAACTAGTTCACGCAACCGGAGTTGGTTTACACTCTGGTCGTAAGGTGTCGCTGACGTTCCGTCCTGCGCCAGTTAATACTGGTATCATCTATGTCAGAACCGATCTGCAACCTGAAGTGGAATTAAAAGCTGACGCGCAGTTTGTGCGTGATACCGTGCTGTGTACGGCATTGGTTAACGAACAAGGTGTGCGCATTTCCACGGTTGAACATTTATCTGCCGCATTAGCAGCGTTAGGTATCGACAATTTATATGTCGAAGTTGATGCGCCTGAAGTGCCAGTAATGGATGGCAGTGCGCATCCATTTATTTATCTGTTGCAATCAGGTGGTATTGAAGAGCAATCCTTACCAAAACAATTTATTCGTATTAAAAAGACGGTACGAGTAGAAGATGGTGATAAATGGGCCGAATTTTCGCCTTATCATCGCGGTTTCCGTATGGATTTGCAGATTGACTTCCGTCATCCGGTTTTTGATAAACAGAACCAACATCTGGTGTTGGATTTTTCTGGCAGCAAATTTGCTAAAGAAATCAGCCGTGCAAGAACGTTTGGTTTCATGAAAGATATTGAGTATCTGCATTCACAAAATCTGGCGCTCGGCGGCAGTTTAGACAACGCAGTTGTGCTGGACGATTACCGCGTGCTAAATGAAGAAGGTTTGCGTTACGAAGATGAATTCGTGAAGCACAAAATGCTGGATGCAATCGGTGATTTGTATATGTGTAATCACAGCATTTTAGGCCAGTTCAAAGCTTATAAAACGGGCCATGCAGTAAATAATAAATTACTGCGTGCGATGTTAGCTGATGCTGAAGCGTGGGAAATGGTGACCTTTGAAGAGGCTGCCGCTAAATCTCCAATCGCTTATTTTGGTACCAAACTCGTTTTAGCTTAAGTTCATATTCTTAAATACACAAAGCACCGGTTCTCCGCCCGGTGCTTTGTCGTTTCTAGTGCTGACAATAGCAGACTCGAAAGTCTGGTTATGGTAATCTTTCTGCATCGCAAACATGGCATTCCCGATATTCTTTCCTTGAATACTAGGTTTTGTGTCCCCATATATCGCGTAATGGTATTAGAAATTCCGAATCGCTGCCCGTAAGGGTGGAAAATAATCAATAGCCTGAGAGTTGGGTAATAATGATCACCAAACTATTTACCAAGATCATTGGTAGTCGTAATGACCGCACAGTAAAAGCACTAAAAAAAATAGTTAAACAAATCAATGAACTGGAGCCTCAATTCGCTTCTCTGGCTGATGTTGATTTACAAGCAAAAACTGCTGAGTTCCGTCAACGATTGCAGCAGGGTGAAGAGCTAGAGTCTTTATTACCCGAAGCCTTTGCTACCGTACGTGAAGCATCTAAACGTGTATTTGAAATGCGTCATTTTGATGTGCAGTTGATGGGCGGCATGGTGCTGAACAACAACCAAATCGCGGAAATGAAGACAGGTGAAGGTAAAACACTCACTGCTACGTTACCAGCATACCTAAATGCATTGACCGGACGTGGTGTGCATATTGTTACAGTAAACGATTATTTGGCTCGCCGTGACGCGGAATGGAGCCGTCCATTGTTTGCTTTTCTTGGTATGACAGTCGGTTGTAATTTACCCGGTATGAGTCATGAAGAGAAACAAGAAGGTTATGCTTGTGACATCACCTACGGGACCAATAATGAATTTGGTTTCGACTATCTACGCGACAACATGGCTTTTGCTGCAGAGCAGCGCGTTCAGCGTCCACTTTATTATGCACTAGTGGACGAAGTCGACTCCGTATTAATTGACGAAGCCCGTACACCATTGATTATCTCTGGTGCGGCAGAAGACAGCTCTGAGCTGTATATCAAGATCAACACCCTGGTTCCGTTGTTACAAAAACAAGACAAAGAAGACTCTGAAGAATACCAGGGTAATGGCCATTACACCGTAGATGAAAAAGCCCGTCAGGCTTATTTGACAGAAAATGGACAAATTTTTGTTGAAGAATGGCTGAAACAACAAGGCCTGATGACAGCTGAAGATTCGTTATTCTCTGTTGCCAACATTACGCTGTTACATCATGTTAATGCGGCATTACGTGCTAATACTTTGTTTGAACGTGATGTTGATTACATCGTTAAAGATGATGAAGTCGTTATCGTTGATGAACATACCGGCCGTACTATGGCTGGACGTCGTTGGTCAGAAGGTTTGCATCAAGCCATCGAAGCCAAAGAAGGCGTAAAAATTCGTAATGAAAACCAGACACTGGCCTCGATTACTTTCCAGAACTATTTCCGCTTATATGAAAAACTGGCTGGTATGACCGGGACTGCGGATACTGAAGCCTATGAGTTCCAGCAGATTTATGGCTTGGAAACGGTAGTATTACCGACTAATCGTCCAATGATCCGCGATGATATGGGCGATCTGGTTTATCTCACAGAACAAGAAAAATACGCCGCTATTATTGAAGATATTAAAATCCGTGTAGCAGAACAACGTCCAGCACTTGTTGGTACTATCTCGATTGAAAACTCAGAACTGTTGTCTAATATCCTGACGAAAGAAGGGATTGAGCATAAAGTACTGAATGCTAAGTTCCATGCACAAGAAGCGCAGATCATCGCTCAAGCTGGTCGTCCAAGTGCGGTAACTATTGCTACCAATATGGCTGGTCGTGGTACCGATATCGTATTGGGTGGTAGCTGGCAAGCTGAGATCGATGAATTAGAAAACCCAACAGCGGAACAGATCGCTGCTATCAAAAATGCATGGCAGCAACGTCATGATGCTGTGATTGCAGCTGGTGGTTTACACATTATTGGTACCGAGCGTCATGAATCTCGCCGTATTGATAATCAGCTGCGTGGTCGTTCAGGCCGTCAAGGTGATCCAGGATCTTCACGTTTTTATCTGTCCATGGAAGACAGTTTGATGCGTATCTTCGCCTCTGACCGCGTCAGCGGCATGATGAAAAAACTGGGGATGGAACATGGCGAAGCTATTGAACATCCTTGGGTGAGCAAAGCAATCGAGAATGCACAGCGTAAAGTGGAAGGTCGTAACTTTGATATTCGTAAAAACTTGCTTGAATTCGATGATGTTGCCAATGACCAACGTAAAGTAGTTTATGAACAGCGTAATGAATTATTAGAAAGTGCTGATATTTCCGCCACTATTCATATGATCAAAGCCGATGTTATCAACCGTATGATTGATCAGTACATCGCGCCACATTCACTGGATGAAAGCTGGGATATTGCTGGCTTAGAACTGCGTTTACGTGCTGATTTTGCTATCGATCTTCCGATCGCTCAGTGGATCAAAGATGATGATAAGTTATACGAAGAAAAGATTCGTGAACGTGTTATCGACGAAATTGAAGCCAGTTATGCACGTAAGGAAGAACTAGCTGGTCATGAAGTATTGCGTCAATTTGAAAAATCAGTGATGTTACAAACGCTGGATAATCTGTGGAAAGAGCATTTGGCCGCTATGGATCATCTGCGTCAGGGCATTCATCTACGTGGTTATGCACAAAAAAACCCGAAACAGGAATACAAACGTGAGGCATTTGAATTATTTACTCAAATGCTGGAAAACCTGAAGCAACAGGTTGTAAGTATTGTATGCCGAGTTCAGGTACAAGAACCGGATGTTGATGCGATTGAAGAACAACGCCGTCAATCAGAAGCAACGCAAGTACGTACTTATAGTCATGAAGAAACCAATGCACTTGCTGAAAATGATGCAGGATCAGAACAAGATCCAAGTGCTGAGCCGTTTGTACGTGATAGCGTCAAAGTGGGACGAAATGATCCGTGTCCTTGCGGTTCCGGCAAAAAATACAAACATTGCCATGGTAAGTTAGACTAATATAGTTATAAAAATATCTAAAGGCGACTTCGGTCGCCTTTTTGTTAACAGGAATATGTATGAAACAAGCATGGGTCGCAGTGGGTGTTATTTATGATCCTAAACATGGATATTTTATTTGTCGCCGGGCAACGCATCAGCATCAGGGCGGAAAATGGGAATTTCCGGGCGGCAAAGTTGAATTAGAAGAGACGGTTCAACAGGCGTTACAAAGAGAATTACAGGAAGAGATTGGCATTAATGTAACAGCAGCTGAGCCTTTATTGGTTATCGAGCATAATTATAGCGATAAATCGGTAAAGCTCGATGTATGGTTAGTCACTGAATTTACAGGTAAAGCTCAAAGTTTAGAGGGTTTAGAAGATCGCTGGGTAAAGTTCAATGAACTAAGCCAACTCGATTTTCCTGATGCAAACAGACCGATCATTGATATTTTACGTAAACGAACAGAAGAGCTTATTTAGTCTTGATCTAATAATTCCAGATCTTCAGGTGATAATTGTAGCGCTACCATTTCTGAGGTTGAGTCGTTTTCATCTGCGATCCGACGTTCTTCACTGAACCATTCCCCAAGATCAATGAGACGGCAACGCTCGCTGCAAAATGGTCGATAGCTATTTTCAGTGATCCAACTAACCAATTTACTGCAAGTGGGGCATTTAACTTCCAAGATCATTACCTCTGAAAAAGCTTATTAGGTACTACTAGCCAGATAATTATATCATATTGAAAATCGTATGTTGTTGGTCAGTTAATTCTTAGTTGCTAGTGAGAGATAGGTTTGGTGTAGTTTATTGATCGCATTTTGACGTTGTTCGGATGTTACGTTATCACCATTAAATAGAATGTCATCCGCGAGAGTTAATCGTTTTTGACGTGGGCACTGCGAGGATATGATTGCCTGAACTTGTGCTTCTGTCGTGTTATCTCGCTGCATAGTCCGTCGGATTTGTGTTGCTTCATCAACATCGATCACCAATGTTCGTTGTACCAATGACTGCAGATTATTTTCAAACAGTAGTGGCACCATCAGTATGCAGTAAGGGCCGATGGCTTCCTGGCATTGTTGTAGCATTCGTTGACGAATTAATGGATGCAGCAGGTCATTAAGCCATTGTCGTGCTTGTTCATCGGCAAATACTTTATCGCGTAGCTGGCGACGATCTAATGACCCATCCGTGAGTAATATTGATTCACCAAAATAATCGGATATTGCTTTTAAAGCCAATTCTCCAGGTTGTACGACTTTTCGGGCGGTTCGGTCTGCATCAATACATGGCACACCAAGCTCAATGAAATACTGAGCGACCGTTGATTTTCCGGAGCCAATACCACCAGTAAGACCAACAATAAACATCAGCTGATCAACCCTAGATACCAGTTGGTTATCTGGTTACCCCAGAGTAATGCGATCCAGCCGGCAATCGCTAGGTAAGGACCAAAAGGCATCGGTTTAC
This window contains:
- the ftsZ gene encoding cell division protein FtsZ; this translates as MFTFEPVGSQGDDALIKVIGIGGGGGNAVEHMLRENIEGVHFVAVNTDAQALRNSGAETTIQIGANITKGLGAGANPDVGREAALENRDEIRQMLTGSDMVFIAAGMGGGTGTGAAPVIAEVAKELGILTVAVVTKPFNFEGKKRMSYALQGIDELSKHVDSLITIPNDKLLKVLGRGVSLLDAFKAANNVLLGAVQGIAELITRPGLINVDFADVRTVMREMGTAMMGTGSARGDDRAEEAAEKAISSPLLEDIDLAGAKGILVNITAGLDVTMEEFETVGNAVKAFASENATVVVGAVIDPSLEDELRVTVVATGIGNERKPDITLVKNSQKAVERPMRPMMHETHAPRYDERVMQQTVNAEPQPRSEPDYLDIPAFLRKQAD
- the yacG gene encoding DNA gyrase inhibitor YacG → MILEVKCPTCSKLVSWITENSYRPFCSERCRLIDLGEWFSEERRIADENDSTSEMVALQLSPEDLELLDQD
- the ftsA gene encoding cell division protein FtsA → MTKTPDRNLIVGLDIGTTKIAVLVGEVLPDGEVNIVGLGTHAAKGMDKGGVNDLESVVKSLQRAVEEAEMMAQCHISSVFLGISGKHIECRNEKGIVPISDEEVTQDDVDNVIHTAKSVRLPEEHRVLHVIPQEYSIDYQEGIKNPIGLSGVRMGAKVHLITCHNDMARNIEKCVERVGLKVDQIIFSALASSYAVLTDDEKELGVCVVDIGGGTMDMAIFTGGALRYSKVIPYAGQAVTSDIAYAFGTPPVDAEAIKMRYGCALGRLVSKEDTIEVPSVGGRPARSLQRQTLAEVIEPRYSELLGMVHDEIMRVQSDLRSQGVKHQLAAGVVLTGGAAEIEGIVECAEQVFQCQVRIGHPTNIRGLTDYVEAPAYATAVGLLQYGKLHQGQTVVDVREKASVTGWFKRVTNWLKGEF
- the mutT gene encoding 8-oxo-dGTP diphosphatase MutT, producing the protein MKQAWVAVGVIYDPKHGYFICRRATHQHQGGKWEFPGGKVELEETVQQALQRELQEEIGINVTAAEPLLVIEHNYSDKSVKLDVWLVTEFTGKAQSLEGLEDRWVKFNELSQLDFPDANRPIIDILRKRTEELI
- the coaE gene encoding dephospho-CoA kinase (Dephospho-CoA kinase (CoaE) performs the final step in coenzyme A biosynthesis.) — its product is MFIVGLTGGIGSGKSTVAQYFIELGVPCIDADRTARKVVQPGELALKAISDYFGESILLTDGSLDRRQLRDKVFADEQARQWLNDLLHPLIRQRMLQQCQEAIGPYCILMVPLLFENNLQSLVQRTLVIDVDEATQIRRTMQRDNTTEAQVQAIISSQCPRQKRLTLADDILFNGDNVTSEQRQNAINKLHQTYLSLATKN
- the lpxC gene encoding UDP-3-O-acyl-N-acetylglucosamine deacetylase gives rise to the protein MIRQRTLKQLVHATGVGLHSGRKVSLTFRPAPVNTGIIYVRTDLQPEVELKADAQFVRDTVLCTALVNEQGVRISTVEHLSAALAALGIDNLYVEVDAPEVPVMDGSAHPFIYLLQSGGIEEQSLPKQFIRIKKTVRVEDGDKWAEFSPYHRGFRMDLQIDFRHPVFDKQNQHLVLDFSGSKFAKEISRARTFGFMKDIEYLHSQNLALGGSLDNAVVLDDYRVLNEEGLRYEDEFVKHKMLDAIGDLYMCNHSILGQFKAYKTGHAVNNKLLRAMLADAEAWEMVTFEEAAAKSPIAYFGTKLVLA
- the secA gene encoding preprotein translocase subunit SecA, which produces MITKLFTKIIGSRNDRTVKALKKIVKQINELEPQFASLADVDLQAKTAEFRQRLQQGEELESLLPEAFATVREASKRVFEMRHFDVQLMGGMVLNNNQIAEMKTGEGKTLTATLPAYLNALTGRGVHIVTVNDYLARRDAEWSRPLFAFLGMTVGCNLPGMSHEEKQEGYACDITYGTNNEFGFDYLRDNMAFAAEQRVQRPLYYALVDEVDSVLIDEARTPLIISGAAEDSSELYIKINTLVPLLQKQDKEDSEEYQGNGHYTVDEKARQAYLTENGQIFVEEWLKQQGLMTAEDSLFSVANITLLHHVNAALRANTLFERDVDYIVKDDEVVIVDEHTGRTMAGRRWSEGLHQAIEAKEGVKIRNENQTLASITFQNYFRLYEKLAGMTGTADTEAYEFQQIYGLETVVLPTNRPMIRDDMGDLVYLTEQEKYAAIIEDIKIRVAEQRPALVGTISIENSELLSNILTKEGIEHKVLNAKFHAQEAQIIAQAGRPSAVTIATNMAGRGTDIVLGGSWQAEIDELENPTAEQIAAIKNAWQQRHDAVIAAGGLHIIGTERHESRRIDNQLRGRSGRQGDPGSSRFYLSMEDSLMRIFASDRVSGMMKKLGMEHGEAIEHPWVSKAIENAQRKVEGRNFDIRKNLLEFDDVANDQRKVVYEQRNELLESADISATIHMIKADVINRMIDQYIAPHSLDESWDIAGLELRLRADFAIDLPIAQWIKDDDKLYEEKIRERVIDEIEASYARKEELAGHEVLRQFEKSVMLQTLDNLWKEHLAAMDHLRQGIHLRGYAQKNPKQEYKREAFELFTQMLENLKQQVVSIVCRVQVQEPDVDAIEEQRRQSEATQVRTYSHEETNALAENDAGSEQDPSAEPFVRDSVKVGRNDPCPCGSGKKYKHCHGKLD